One Candidatus Aminicenantes bacterium genomic window carries:
- a CDS encoding 6-bladed beta-propeller translates to MINSDSLPEDMVMSEPSDFAFLPDGSILVSDIDQNIIFMFSQDGEYEKTIGRKGQGPGELALPTILGVQKDYFMTWEIGNRRFSLFAHDGSFLRHHKFSETTYLMPDKIVALQDGGFLMEYTRWDRGDGNVQQVAVLQILSRDLEKGKVLLEHPLNINKFITPRDNLRMNVPQPFAPRVSWDLAAPDRVVLGTQEKYCLRILDLEGGERSSFSHDAPPVPVTAKEKEEFFEKINYQGIDKKEVMPILRRHAVFQDHKPFYTGILVDPEGNILVFPSKEEARETDIRFDAFTPEGKFIKRVEIRGAETGFHRLRFHDGKLWSISRDEEEEPVLVRHTWGE, encoded by the coding sequence GTGATCAACTCTGATTCCCTGCCCGAAGACATGGTAATGAGCGAGCCTTCGGACTTCGCCTTTTTGCCCGACGGCTCGATCCTTGTCAGCGATATTGATCAGAATATAATCTTCATGTTTTCCCAAGACGGGGAATATGAAAAAACCATCGGCCGCAAGGGTCAGGGTCCGGGAGAATTGGCGCTCCCAACCATACTGGGTGTGCAGAAGGATTATTTCATGACTTGGGAAATCGGCAACCGCCGTTTCTCCCTGTTCGCCCACGACGGTTCCTTCCTGCGTCACCACAAGTTCAGCGAAACCACCTATCTCATGCCTGACAAGATCGTGGCGTTGCAGGACGGGGGATTCCTGATGGAGTACACGCGCTGGGACCGGGGCGACGGAAACGTTCAACAGGTGGCGGTATTGCAGATCCTGTCAAGGGACCTGGAAAAAGGCAAAGTCCTGCTGGAGCATCCCCTCAATATCAACAAGTTCATTACCCCCCGGGACAATCTGCGCATGAATGTTCCCCAGCCCTTCGCCCCCAGGGTGTCCTGGGACCTGGCCGCCCCGGACCGGGTGGTTTTGGGCACCCAGGAAAAGTATTGCCTGCGGATACTGGACCTGGAGGGAGGGGAACGATCCAGCTTCAGTCACGACGCTCCGCCGGTGCCGGTGACCGCCAAGGAAAAAGAGGAATTCTTCGAGAAAATCAACTACCAGGGCATCGACAAAAAAGAGGTCATGCCCATCTTGCGCCGCCATGCCGTGTTCCAGGACCACAAGCCCTTTTACACCGGAATATTGGTGGACCCGGAGGGCAACATCCTGGTGTTTCCCTCCAAGGAAGAGGCACGGGAAACGGATATTCGCTTCGATGCCTTCACTCCGGAAGGGAAGTTCATCAAGCGGGTGGAAATCCGGGGCGCGGAAACCGGATTCCATAGACTTCGCTTCCACGACGGCAAGTTGTGGAGCATCAGCCGTGACGAAGAGGAAGAACCCGTCCTGGTGCGCCACACCTGGGGAGAATAG